A single genomic interval of Mucilaginibacter boryungensis harbors:
- a CDS encoding ThuA domain-containing protein — MTKPCLKLKLLLCVFILFTACTFVIAQSKKTKFKVIAFYTAKQDLAHISFVHEANPWFAKMADKYNFQYDSTTNWNNMNAKFLAQYQVVLFLDTRPEGADQRAEFQKYMENGGGWLGFHFAAFAMNQSGVPQNWDWYHNTFLGSGQYVSNTWRPTSAILRVEDKQHPAVKGLPKTFKASPNEWYRWERDLRQNPDIRILCAIDSASFPLGTGPKQSEIWHSGYYPVVWSNSKYRMVYINMGHNDMDYEHKYDKTNKTLSSTFGSEMESKLILNALLWLGAGKGNSK; from the coding sequence ATGACTAAACCCTGCCTGAAACTGAAGTTATTGCTATGTGTTTTTATTTTATTTACGGCTTGCACTTTTGTTATCGCGCAAAGCAAAAAAACTAAATTTAAGGTGATCGCTTTTTACACCGCTAAGCAAGACCTGGCGCATATTAGCTTTGTGCACGAGGCAAACCCATGGTTCGCTAAAATGGCTGACAAATATAATTTCCAGTACGATTCAACCACCAACTGGAATAATATGAATGCCAAATTCCTGGCCCAATACCAGGTTGTGCTATTTTTAGATACCCGTCCCGAAGGTGCCGATCAGCGTGCTGAATTTCAAAAATATATGGAAAACGGCGGTGGCTGGCTGGGGTTTCACTTCGCTGCATTTGCCATGAACCAATCGGGCGTACCGCAAAATTGGGACTGGTACCATAATACGTTCTTAGGTTCGGGGCAATATGTAAGCAACACCTGGCGGCCAACATCAGCTATATTACGGGTAGAGGATAAGCAGCACCCGGCAGTAAAAGGCCTGCCCAAAACATTTAAGGCATCGCCGAACGAGTGGTACCGCTGGGAGCGCGACCTGCGCCAAAACCCCGACATCCGCATATTATGCGCTATAGATAGCGCCAGCTTCCCCTTGGGTACCGGGCCAAAACAAAGTGAGATATGGCACAGCGGTTATTATCCGGTAGTATGGAGCAACAGTAAGTACCGAATGGTATACATTAACATGGGGCACAACGATATGGACTATGAACACAAGTACGATAAAACTAATAAAACCCTGTCAAGCACCTTTGGCAGCGAGATGGAAAGTAAGCTGATCCTTAACGCGTTGTTATGGTTGGGTGCGGGGAAAGGGAACAGCAAATGA